DNA from Deinococcus deserti VCD115:
ACTCGTCGTACGCCAGACCCCACGGGCGGCGCGGTCCGGCGGACGTCCGGCCCAGGTCCGGGGTGATGAAGCGCGGCGCTATATCACCCCGGGCGCCGCCAGCGAATACTTTGAGTGTGGCGTCGCCGAAATCCGCGATGATCACCAACCCGGCCCGGGGTGACACCACGATGTCCTTGGGCTGCTTGAGTCCTGAGCGTGGACCACTGACCCATTGATCACGCGCCGCGTCGAAACGCCCTGCAGCGCGTCCGGCCAGGTTCCTGATCTTCAGGAAACCACCTGGAGCCACTAAGCTGGGACCGTCGTCAAAGGTGATGAAGGCGTCGCCCGCCGAGTTGAAGTCTACGTATTCCAGACTCTGTGGAGCACCATCAATGGTGAAGGCCAGTTGGGCCGCCGAGAGATCGGGGGGGGTTCGGAACACGCGGCCGGATGGGGGGTCGCTCGCCACCACAGGCCTCGCCGGCTTACTGATCACCAGCAGACCGGTCGGTGTGGTGTGCGGCGCCGCCTGGGCCGTCACCAGCAATAGCGCGGTTGCCAGCCGGCACAGCCCACGTCGTAAGACGAGTTGTGGTCGAATCCTATTTTCCATTGACAGGCCCCCAGACCTCAGCATAGCCACCTGACGACCGGACACCGTTTACCGGACGGTTATCCGGACGGCCGTTTGTGCCGACCCGGCCCGCACCTCAATGCGGTTTTCTCCTGACTTCAGGCCGAGTACAGTGAACGTGAAACGGCCTTCAGCCACCGCGGACGACCGGAGGGATCCCGAATTCAGGCGATAGGCGATGGTCGTGACGTCACTGGGCGCGGTGCCGCTCACGATGACCTGGTGGGTGGTCACGACCGTTCCGTCGAGGGGCTGACTGACCGTGAGCCTGTCAGGTGTTGGGGCGGCCGCAAGGTTTACCCGGCTGAGTGCGCGGCTGGGTTGGACGCTGCCACCGCCCGGTTCACGACTGAGGTACAGGGCCACGAAACGCTTCGTTTCCACCTCAAAGACCCCGTCGCGCGATACCCGCAGGGAGACCAGCCGCTCACGACCGCCGGGTTGCCAGTCGGCCTGAGTGTGGCCCCAGGCCTGATACGCCTGCCCGGGCGGTAAAGTCCGGCTCACGACGAAGAGCGCCCGCTGGCCTCTCATCAGGACGCTGCCGATCGTCTCACCGCCAGCGCGGAGTGGGAGGCGGCGGACCTCAGGATGTGCCAGAAAAGCGACAAGGAGGGCGCGGTCTCCGGCAGTCTGCTGATACATGTCGTAGGTCCTCAGGCCTCCTAGTGCCCCACCGACGAGCAGCGTCGTACACGCCACCGCCAGCCAGCCCTGCGGGAACGGCCACGCCGACCTGCGTCTCTGCGATATGAGCGGCGTCTGCGTGCGCAACCGGGACTCAATGGCCGCCCAGCTTCCGGACGGGGCCGGGTGTACGGGCGCCGCTTCCGCAAGGGCCACCAGCGCCTCTCGCAGCGCACGCACCTGAGCGCGTCCAGCGGGCGAATGTTCCAGCTCAGCCTCAACCTGAGATTGTTCGTCCGGACTGAGCGTACCAAGCACGTACTCTTCCAGCCGGTCAGGAGACCCGGTCATGGCTGCTCCAGAAAGCGCTCCAGAGCCAACAGGGCCCGCCGTACCCGGCTTTTCACCGTGCCCAGTGGTAACTTTGAGCGTTCGGCCAGTTCCAGGTGAGTGTACCCGGCGTAGAAGGAGTCGTGCAGCAGTTGACGGTCCAATGGCTCGAGCTGCGCGAGCGCCTGGGTCACCACGGCGCCCAGGTGGCCGTCCACCGAGGCTGACGGCAGAGGCGAGTCCAGTTCATGCACGTCCCAGTCGGCCTTTTGTGGACGGGCACGCCTCGCCCGCAGACGGGACATGCAGTCGTTGCGCGCGATGGTATAGACGAAAGCGCGCGGTGATCCCAGGTCAGCGCGGTACGTGCGTGCCTGACGATACACTTTCAGAAACGTGTCCTGCATCACCTCCTCTGCCTCCTCGCGGCTTCCCAGCAGCTGAAGCGCCAGTGAGAAGACTTTGCTCCCCATGCCGCTATACAGTGCAGCGAGAGCCGCTTCGTCTCCCTGCTGCAGGCGACCCAGCAGCGCGGCCTCCTCACTGGACTCCATTAAACCGAGCCACGCGTGCCCGGCGAGCCAGAGTCAACCCGCCACCCAACCTGCGCTGCGAGTCCATCCGTTTCAATCATCGAAAGCCATACCCTTACTGTAAGGAATCAACGCAGTGATGCGCGCAGGTGGCCAAGAAGTTCGCAATCGCATTAAGGGCAGAGTGAAAGGTCTGGAGAAACAGCGCATGTCGGGCTCCTTGCTGAGAGAACTGGCCAGTACATATGAGCGGCCTTGCATCAGTAGAAACGCAGGAAATCGACGTTTGGATGCACAGCAGAATGTACGTGCTTAGCTTCACTTGCCCCCAATGCCCACCTTCCTCCTCACCTTCATGGCTTCTGATCCCGGATGATGCGCACCACGACCCTTTATGACCTAATGGTTTATGACAAGTTCACCGTTCGACTCCTGAAGTCCGGACCTTGCGTAACACATCTGATCAGAACTTCAGGGCGATGATCATATTCACTCCATCATCTGCAGCACGCCGGGCCAGGTCGATATAGCCATGGAATTTCAGTGCCTCCAGGCCATGCGCGCACAGCACCAAGGTCCGCCGCCAGCTTTCTGTGTATCCCGGTGCGTTTGCTGACGTCCACGGCCAGAATTTTGGCCACCTCATCAGCGTGACCCCGCAGGGCGAAACGGCCCGCAGCGAGTACGTCCACATCGATCTCCTTCAGTGGCACAGCACGCCGCACCGGTTGCGTGCTGCGGGAGAGTCGCGGTTAAATTCGGCGTTCCTGATTCGCCCGATGAGCCCTGTTATGTCGATGAGCAGTGCTCCTTGACAGGACTGTCCTAGAAAAAGGAGAGCCAATGACAACTCTCCTTTTTTCTTGAGGAAAAGGGTTGCCAGCCGTCGTCGCGACGAGCGGGGCGTTCACCGTCAGCAACCATGAAAGCATCCTTCGTCAGGACGATGTTAGAGGTGCTTGTGACCGCCTAAGCTCTGCGCGGTGAGATCCCAGAAGCCGCGTTCCTGCCAAAAGCGAATTTAGGCCATTCCAATCCAACAGGCATGACCTGCCTGGATCAATCTCAGCATGGTCGGCAAATTCTCATGAGGGGTGGACTCGCGGGTGGCCTTACCACAAAAAGACTGCACAAGACGACGTTCCGTTGCCCGCTCCTGATCTGGAGAGGAGCCGCGATCATCAGTCATCCTCACAGTGATTTACTGTGACTCATTTCTTCCGGTTTTAAAGTGCTCATGCTTTTCAAAGCAATAACAGATCACGTGACGTGAAAAAGTGGTTTATTCGCTTCACATTGCCTTGGAAAGCCGACATTCAAGTAGAACAGGATCCCAGTCACATAACCATCAGGATTTCTGCTTTAGACAGTATGTTCATCATTCATTTCCTGTTCAAGGAAAACCGCCTCATGTAACAATAGAAGACGGAGTCCTTGCGTATCTTTGACCCTGCTTAAAGCTTAAACGCACAGGGAATAAGCTTCCAGTTACCAAGCACCGGTTCGTATCCGGCGTCGAAGCCTACGAACATCACTCGTTTCCCCCGAGGCCCAACATGAAAAAAGCTCTCTTTGTTGTACTCGCCATGACCGTCACCTCTGCTACTGCGGCTCCCTTCGTGTGGCCTGCTGCCTGGACTGGTGAACCGAACACGGCCAACAAGCGCGGCGGGGAATTCCGCAGTTACACGATCTCGGACTATAAGACCATCAACCCTTTCACCACCGCTGAAGCCGACAGTCTCACCGACCTGATGACCCTCCGGACCAGCGGCCTGTTCACGCAGGACCCCCGCAACGACGAGTTCATCCCCTACATGGCTGAGGGAAAACCTACCGTCAGCAATGGAAACAAGCGTTTCGTGGTCAAGATCCGCAAGGGCATGAAATTCAGCGATGGCCAGCCGATCACCGCCGATGACTGGGTCACGACTGCCACCATTCATAAGGACGACAAGGTCGGCAGCAACAGTCGCGACACCTTCTTCATCAACGACAAGCCTATTACGGTCAAGAAGCTCGATACGTACACCCTTCAGTTCGACTTCCCGCAGGTGAGTGCCGGAGCCTACTCGCGCATGACCTATGCGCCCTGGCCAGACCATGTCTTCGGCAAGACATATCGCAGTGGTGGAGCCGCGGCCATCAAGAAGATGTGGACGCTGGGCACGCCAGCCGACGAGATTGTCTCACCCGGTGCCTGGACGCTGGACAGCTACCAGGCCGGGGAACGCGCTGTCCTGAAGAAGAACACCTATTGGGGCGAGTGGAACAAGGACAGCCGGGGCAATGCCCTGCCTTACCTTGACCGGTACTCCTCGCGCATTACTGCTGACCTGAACGCGGCTCTGGCCGCGTACCTCGCCGGGCAGATCGATACCTTCGGGCCCAGCAAGGCCGATGAACTGGCCCAGATCCAGAAGGCCATCAGCGCGGGCAACCTCAAAGCCACCCTTATCCCCAACGTCAGCCCGCAGGCCGACAGCTCGTGGATCGTCTTCAACTGGAACAGGGCTGGCAATCCCGCCAAGCAGAAGCTGTTCCGCGATGTCCGCTTCCGCCGCGCCATGAGCCACCTCGCCAACCGTCAGGCTATGGTGAAGCTCGCCCTGGGCGGCCTGGGCACCGAGACGTACTACAGCGTGTATCCCATCTTCAAACAGCAGATCGCCGCTGGAGAAAAGGCGAAAGCCCCGAAATACCCCTACAACCCTCGCGAAGCCGCCAGGCTGCTCGCTCAATTGGGCTACACCAAGAAAAATGCGCAGGGTTACCTGGTCGACAAAGCCGGCAAGGTGCTCGAATTCAACCTCAGCACCAACGCCGGTAACACCGTACGCGAGCAGCTCGGGCGTGTCTTCGCCGACGAAGCCAAGAAAGTGGGTGTGAAAGTCAACTTTACGCCCATCGATTTCAACAACCTGGTCAACCAGCTGACCGCCAAGGGTGAGAGCCGCCCCTTCGATGCGATCCTGCTGGGCCTGTCTGGTGGCGACAATATCTGGCCGTTCGGGAATAACGTCGTGCCCTGCGGCGGTTCCCTGCACATGTACAACAACAACTCCAAGGGCACCTGCCTGACTCCACAGGAGACAGAGATGACGAAGCTTTACAACCAGGGCGACGCTGAACTGAACGCGGCCAAGCGCCTGGCTATCGGCGGTCGGCTCATGAAGGTCGAGTCTGAACTGCAACCGGTTATCTATATGGTGGGTTCGAACTATCACGTGACCTACAACAACCGTGTCGGTGGCACGCGGGACCGCAAGCAGATGGACGCCTACTACGGCTCCCGGGAACTCCCGCTTACGTTCATCAAGTAAGGCCCACTGAAGCTGGACTGCCTGACCCGTCATCTCTCGGGCTGGGCAGTCCAGCTTATGACATGATGGGATCCCTCCGGGCATTTGAGGGTCGGCACCCGCCACGATCGGTAAGCATTGACTGCCCGTGTAAGCCGTGTAAGAGACTCTCCAGTAGGGCGCGGGCAGAGCCCCACAACGTCAGGCCAGCCACGTGTCCCTCCAGGTCGCCGCAACGGAGACTGCTGCTGGAGAGGCCTGAATCTGGCATACCGAGGTTATGTGAGCCCTATGCACTGTGCTGACAGGACGTTTGCAGACTGCGCAGAAAACGAACACGTTCAACACATAGGCCCCGGCCTCCCCCGAGCGGTAAACATCCGCATTCCACACACTTCCAGGCTGCCGCTTATTTAGGATTTCATCGTGGACCGATCTTCCCGGGCTTCACCTCTGGTTTGGTCGCGGCAGGTACCCCGCCGGTTGATCCCTCCTGCCGCCGATTCGTTGTGCACTCCTGAACGTGAGCCAATCTCGCATATACGGTGCATTATGGTACGACGTGACCGTCCCGGCAGACGCCCCGCCGCTGTGCCCGGCGTACGCGAATGACGACAACCTCAACCATCTGATCGTGGTCACTTCATTTACCTCTCTCACTTGTGCAATTTTTGAGACCCGGTCTGTACTCTGCGGTACGATGTCCATCCCACAGCACTACCTGTTGATAGATGACAGCCCCACAGACCAACTCCTGGCGCAGGAAGCTTTCGCACAATTACAACCGAGATCCACGCTCACATGTGTGTCAAGCGGAAGAGAAGCTCTTGAACTCCTGGAATCCGGTTTCTCACTGCCGGACGTGATCCTGCTGGACATCAACATGCCTGAGATGAATGGCTTACAGCTGCTGAAGTTGTTAAAAGACCAGATGCCATTGAAGGCTATCCCGGTGGTGATGCTAAGCATTTCAGGTGCAGAGGATGACATCCAGCAGGCATACCGTCTGCACGCGAGCTCGTATCTGGTGAAATCCAAAGGGTTTGATGCGTTTTTGGAGCAGGTGAAGTCGTTCCTTCGGTACTGGCAGGCGAATCAGGTGGTGGGCGCTTCAGCGGGACGATGATGCACCTGCCTCTGACGCAGCACATGCTGGAGATCAGAAAGGAAAGCGCAAGGCTGGAGTACCAGCAGCAATTGCTCCCTCACAACAATCAGGGGAGCTTAAGACAACCAGGCAATCGGATGCGTTTCCACACGACTTCAGTTGCCATTGCCGACTGTCCTGGAACCCGACGTCCTAAGGGTCAGGAGCGTGTCAGACCTTATATTCGGGCCTTGCAAACCATGGAAGAGGATGTTCGAATCCGACAATGCACGCTGTTCGTGATAGCACTGACGCTATGCAGGTCATCCGGACTGCCCTCGACGCAGAGCAGGCAGTACTTTATGCGGTCTGGAAAACTTTTAGGACGTTCGACTTGAATGGACCTAAGAAGGCAGTGTCGGCCGACCCGGAAAGCAGCCAGTAAAAGCGGGATTCAGGAGGCAGATGCCCGCACTGATCGCAGCGGGCCATCGCCTTCTGGATGAAGAGTGGAGGGCCGCACAGAGTACTCCTCAGTCCTCAGTTTCGCGCACGCCGCCTTGCAGCAGCCCGCAGGAACAACACTCAAGCACCAATAGCCAGCTGGGCTTCGCAAGCGACACTTTTACCTGGGCAGGCCGTCATAGCGCCGGCACCCCCAGGGACCTCAACCCCTCTCCACTGCTGGCCCAGAACCTGCATCACCTTCTGCCGTGTGCACGTTAAATG
Protein-coding regions in this window:
- a CDS encoding RNA polymerase sigma factor, translated to MESSEEAALLGRLQQGDEAALAALYSGMGSKVFSLALQLLGSREEAEEVMQDTFLKVYRQARTYRADLGSPRAFVYTIARNDCMSRLRARRARPQKADWDVHELDSPLPSASVDGHLGAVVTQALAQLEPLDRQLLHDSFYAGYTHLELAERSKLPLGTVKSRVRRALLALERFLEQP
- a CDS encoding ABC transporter substrate-binding protein translates to MKKALFVVLAMTVTSATAAPFVWPAAWTGEPNTANKRGGEFRSYTISDYKTINPFTTAEADSLTDLMTLRTSGLFTQDPRNDEFIPYMAEGKPTVSNGNKRFVVKIRKGMKFSDGQPITADDWVTTATIHKDDKVGSNSRDTFFINDKPITVKKLDTYTLQFDFPQVSAGAYSRMTYAPWPDHVFGKTYRSGGAAAIKKMWTLGTPADEIVSPGAWTLDSYQAGERAVLKKNTYWGEWNKDSRGNALPYLDRYSSRITADLNAALAAYLAGQIDTFGPSKADELAQIQKAISAGNLKATLIPNVSPQADSSWIVFNWNRAGNPAKQKLFRDVRFRRAMSHLANRQAMVKLALGGLGTETYYSVYPIFKQQIAAGEKAKAPKYPYNPREAARLLAQLGYTKKNAQGYLVDKAGKVLEFNLSTNAGNTVREQLGRVFADEAKKVGVKVNFTPIDFNNLVNQLTAKGESRPFDAILLGLSGGDNIWPFGNNVVPCGGSLHMYNNNSKGTCLTPQETEMTKLYNQGDAELNAAKRLAIGGRLMKVESELQPVIYMVGSNYHVTYNNRVGGTRDRKQMDAYYGSRELPLTFIK
- a CDS encoding response regulator, whose amino-acid sequence is MSQSRIYGALWYDVTVPADAPPLCPAYANDDNLNHLIVVTSFTSLTCAIFETRSVLCGTMSIPQHYLLIDDSPTDQLLAQEAFAQLQPRSTLTCVSSGREALELLESGFSLPDVILLDINMPEMNGLQLLKLLKDQMPLKAIPVVMLSISGAEDDIQQAYRLHASSYLVKSKGFDAFLEQVKSFLRYWQANQVVGASAGR